From one Camarhynchus parvulus chromosome 25, STF_HiC, whole genome shotgun sequence genomic stretch:
- the ARHGAP30 gene encoding rho GTPase-activating protein 30, whose product MSLALKARQRARRKGGSRERLFGCDLQEHLQRSGQDVPQVLRSCTEFVEQHGVVDGIYRLSGVSSNTQRLRQEFEAQRSPDLARDVYLQDVHCVSSLCKAYCRELPNPLLTYQLYDKFADAVAIQMEEARLVKIKEVLKELPAPHYRTLEFLMRHLLRMAAHSGRTNMHARNLAIVWAPNLLRSRDIEASGFNGTAAFMEVRVQSIVVEFILTHVEQLFGDAPLPGGDSPRRSLLLPGGVAPLHVPAVLSQGDGPPQMRPYHTIIELSEHRSKGSLKAKKWRSIFNLGRSGHEAKRKSGKAEEKEKCGKVTLRPAKSMDSLSSGPSGPAGKRDPLSDETPAAPEPPPELDESLEEALEAAAESSTKSEPTTPKAPRAGPGVGGRSRAEKCAGLHISGPFSVTVPFHITSNLSRLTRGLPCPALEREQSPGSPPEPARDPRPRSEDAEQTRLSLELRDSFAFLDGPETWLEGGGDTEAAAWSPGIEDETFRIED is encoded by the exons atgtccctggcGCTCAAGGCCCGGCAGCGGGCGAGGCGCAAGGGCGGCTCCCGGGAGCGGCTCTTCGGCTGCGACCTGCAGGAGCATCTCCAGCGCTCGGGGCAGGACG TGCCGCAGGTGCTCCGGAGCTGCACGGAGTTCGTGGAGCAGCACGGGGTGGTCGATGGCATCTACCGCCTGTCTGGGGTGTCCTCCAACACACAGCGGCTGCG GCAGGAGTTTGAAGCGCAGCGCAGCCCGGACCTGGCGCGGGACGTTTACCTGCAGGACGTTCACTGCGTCAGCTCCCTGTGCAAGGCCTACTGCCGCGAGCTGCCCAACCCCCTGCTCACCTACCAGCTCTACGACAAGTTCGCC GACGCCGTGGCCATCCAGATGGAGGAGGCGCGGCTGGTGAAGATCAAGGAGGTGCTGAAGGAGCTGCCGGCGCCTCACTACAG GACGCTGGAGTTCCTGATGCGGCACCTGCTGCGCATGGCGGCGCACAGCGGGCGCACCAACATGCACGCCAGGAACCTGGCCATCGTCTGGGCGCCCAACCTGCTGCG ctcGAGGGACATCGAGGCCTCGGGGTTCAACGGCACGGCGGCGTTCATGGAGGTGCGCGTGCAGTCCATCGTGGTGGAGTTCATCCTCACGCACGTGGAGCAGCTCTTCGGGGACGCGCCgctcccag gtggggACAGTCCCCGTCGCTCGCTGCTCCTGCCCGGGGGTGTCGCCCCCCTGCACGTCCCGGCCGTGCTGAGCCAGGGCGACGGCCCCCCCCAGATGCGGCCCTACCACACCATCATCGAGCTCAGCGAGCACAG gAGCAAGGGCTCCCTCAAGGCCAAGAAGTGGAGATCCATCTTCAACCTGGGCCGCTCCGGGCACGAGGCCAAGCGGAAATCGGGGAAGGCTGAGGAGAAAG agaaGTGTGGGAAGGTCACTCTGCGGCCGGCCAAGAGCATGGACTCGCTCAGCTCCGGCCCCTCCGGACCGGCCGGTAAGAGGGACCCTCT CTCGGATGAGACCCCCGCGGCCCCGGAGCCGCCCCCGGAGCTGGACGAGAGCCTGGAGGAGGCGCTGGAAGCGGCGGCCGAGAGCAGCACCAAGTCGGAGCCCAccacccccaaagccccccgggcggggccgggcgtCGGCGGCCGCTCCCGCGCCGAGAAATGCGCGGGGCTGCACATCTCGGGCCCCTTCTCGGTCACCGTCCCCTTCCACATCACCTCCAACCTGTCCCGCCTCACCCGCGGGCTCCCGTGCCCCGCGCTGGAACGGGAACAGAGCCCCGGCAGCCCCCCCGAGCCCgcccgggacccccggccccgctccg AAGATGCGGAGCAGACCCggctctccctggagctccgCGACTCCTTCGCCTTCCTGGACGGCCCCGAGACGTGGCTGGAGGGCGGCGGGGACACGGAGGCGGCGGCGTGGAGCCCCGGGATCGAGGATGAGACCTTCAGGATCGAGGAT
- the USF1 gene encoding upstream stimulatory factor 1, with the protein MCGAHGETRGRRRAEPEAERALKAVRLLRSRPADARGSRAMKGQQKAAETEEGTVQIQEGSVATGEDPTSVAIASIQSAATFPDPGVKYVFRTEGGGTQVMYRVIQVADGQLDAQTEGTSAISGYPATQSMTQAVIQGAFTSEEQVDAEAAPSETHYTYFPAAGVADGAAATAATAATAVVTTQSSEALLGQPTPTGQFFVMMSPQEVLPGGAQRSIAPRAHPYSPKSEAPRATRDEKRRAQHNEVERRRRDKINNWIVQLSKIIPDCSMENTKSGQSKGGILSKACDYIQELRQSNLRLSEELQGLDQLQMDNEVLRQQVEELKNKNLLLRAQLRQHGLEIVIKNDTH; encoded by the exons ATGTGCGGGGCCCATGGCGAGACAAGGGGCCGAAGGCGCGCAGAGCCCGAGGCCGAGAG ggctCTGAAGGCCGTGAGGCTGCTCCGCTCCCGCCCCGCTGATGCCCGAGGGAGCCGAGCCATGAAGGG GCAGCAAAAAGCAGCCGAGACCGAGGAGGGGACGGTGCAGATCCAGGAAG GCTCGGTGGCCACGGGCGAGGACCCCACGAGCGTGGCCATCGCCAGCATCCAGTCGGCCGCCACCTTCCCCGACCCCGGCGTCAAGTATGTGTTCAGGACCGAGGGCGGCGGCACGCAG gtgatGTACCGGGTGATCCAGGTGGCTGACGGGCAGCTGGACGCGCAGACCGAGGGCACCAGCGCCATCAGCGGCTACCCGGCCACACAGTCCATGACACAG gCGGTGATCCAGGGCGCGTTCACGAGTGAGGAGCAGGTGGACGCGGAGGCGGCTCCCAGCGAGACTCACTACACCTACTTCCCCGCGGCAGGTGTGGCCGATggcgccgccgccaccgccgccaccgccgccacCGCCGTGGTGACCACGCAGAGCTCCGAGGCGCTGCTGGGACAGCCCACGCCCACAG GGCAGTTTTTCGTGATGATGTCACCACAGGAGGTGCTCCCGGGGGGGGCCCAGCGCTCCATCGCCCCCCGCGCACATCCCTACTCCCC GAAGTCGGAGGCTCCCCGAGCCACGCGGGACGAGAAGCGCCGGGCACAGCACAACGAAG TGGAGCGCCGGCGCCGGGACAAGATCAACAACTGGATCGTGCAGCTGTCCAAGATCATCCCCGACTGCTCCATGGAGAACACCAAATCCGGACAG agcaAGGGCGGGATCCTGTCCAAGGCCTGCGACTACATCCAGGAGCTGCGGCAGAGCAACCTGCGGCTGAGcgaggagctgcagggcctggaCCAGCTGCAGATGGACAACGAGGTGCTGCGCCAGCAG GTGGAGGAGCTGAAGAACAAGAACCTGCTGCTGCGGGCGCAGCTGCGCCAGCACGGGCTGGAGATCGTCATCAAAAACGACACCCactga